In a single window of the Anaerotruncus rubiinfantis genome:
- a CDS encoding helix-turn-helix domain-containing protein: MKFGIAMHDQQEFQALKKMLLQAPLHLELVFSAFGGAEAVRQFRLFRPSLFLVDAQLGQMEVFETIQCIQRIDTEAEVILFNAPADFGWLLQGLRARIFDYLPIDEDDNALLDAIKLAERKIRTLQEKHRQDVENDKMYAKVEQYLKSSLFDFIISSNRTKDSWSIDFFGEYFHLDRLPLFCALIHTKDTVGPKTWDRLERELQKAFRLFACQIPHLGLLCVLPLPEPNRQRFLLQFSELVRLFFAEAELQVEWDLQQGETSNFRELPDVFSRLCEGLAKNSQERKFRSKQVLIMYELEEKLFRLALHRKWESVRLVLWELADKVDQLNDGDLAKNRAYFSYIWRQMDRYAFQMTGRRKSTDVKLSIDTELNNAFDLEGLVNAVMDFLRRYIDALGFDEETVPVKVIERVREYIDTNLEGDLSLEQVAQAVGISSFYLSKLFRKITGVNFKNYVIQTRMEKAKRLLSAGNRNIKEVAQMVGYSDVSYFSKAFKEFSGISAREFSSR, encoded by the coding sequence ATGAAGTTTGGGATTGCAATGCATGATCAGCAGGAATTTCAAGCATTAAAAAAGATGCTTTTACAGGCTCCTCTGCATTTGGAATTGGTATTTTCGGCGTTTGGCGGCGCAGAGGCGGTCCGCCAGTTCAGATTGTTTCGGCCGTCTCTTTTCCTGGTCGACGCACAGCTTGGACAGATGGAAGTATTTGAAACTATCCAGTGCATCCAACGGATCGACACGGAGGCGGAAGTGATTTTATTCAACGCGCCTGCGGATTTTGGCTGGCTGCTGCAAGGGCTGCGAGCACGCATCTTTGATTACTTGCCGATAGACGAAGACGACAATGCGCTTTTGGATGCAATCAAGCTGGCGGAAAGAAAAATACGCACGCTTCAAGAAAAGCACCGGCAGGATGTTGAAAATGACAAGATGTACGCCAAAGTGGAACAGTATTTAAAAAGTTCCCTATTCGACTTTATCATTTCATCCAACCGCACAAAGGATTCATGGTCAATTGATTTTTTTGGAGAATACTTTCACTTGGACCGGCTACCGCTTTTTTGTGCTTTGATCCATACAAAGGACACGGTTGGTCCTAAAACATGGGATAGGCTTGAACGGGAACTGCAGAAAGCCTTTCGTCTTTTTGCCTGTCAGATCCCGCATTTGGGCTTGCTGTGTGTTCTCCCGCTCCCCGAGCCGAACAGACAACGTTTCCTGCTGCAGTTCTCGGAACTGGTACGGCTGTTTTTTGCGGAGGCTGAACTGCAGGTGGAATGGGATCTGCAGCAAGGCGAAACATCAAATTTCAGAGAACTTCCGGATGTTTTCTCACGCTTGTGCGAGGGCTTAGCCAAGAATTCGCAAGAACGGAAATTTCGCAGTAAGCAGGTGCTGATCATGTATGAGCTGGAGGAAAAGCTTTTCCGGCTTGCACTGCACCGCAAATGGGAATCCGTACGGTTGGTGCTGTGGGAATTGGCTGATAAGGTGGATCAACTGAATGACGGTGACCTCGCAAAGAACCGGGCTTATTTTTCATATATCTGGCGGCAGATGGACCGGTATGCCTTTCAGATGACTGGACGGCGAAAATCGACCGACGTCAAATTATCCATCGATACCGAACTGAACAATGCTTTTGACCTGGAGGGTCTGGTGAATGCTGTGATGGACTTTCTGCGCAGATATATCGACGCGCTGGGTTTCGACGAGGAAACGGTGCCAGTGAAAGTGATTGAACGGGTTCGGGAATATATTGATACCAATCTGGAGGGAGACTTATCGTTGGAACAGGTGGCGCAAGCAGTGGGGATCTCCAGCTTTTATCTGAGCAAGCTGTTCCGAAAAATAACCGGCGTGAATTTTAAAAACTATGTGATTCAGACCCGGATGGAGAAAGCAAAGCGGCTATTGTCGGCAGGAAACCGGAATATCAAGGAAGTGGCGCAGATGGTCGGCTATTCCGACGTCAGCTATTTTAGCAAAGCGTTTAAAGAATTCAGCGGAATTTCAGCCCGTGAGTTTTCCAGCCGGTGA
- a CDS encoding alcohol dehydrogenase catalytic domain-containing protein — MRMRAAKLVAPKKIEVVEIPFEPNPSPREVVVQVKAVGICGTDLHVFQGERKDVELPRVMGHELSGIVTCVGKDVTDFSEGDRVVLDPVFACGECRACRKGHPNVCAKVCCFGVQMEGGFQDYISVPAHRLYKIPDQISMVDAALAEPFSVAANIVTRMAADAGETAVVIGAGTIGLAVTQALVGMGAKVLVSDIAEEKLQMAKAFGACQTVNSKKEDLAAAVELFTPGGADILVDAVGITPLTELTLALAAPAARVAVIGFDEKTMQVSPVSITKRELTIVGSRMNNGQFPKVIRWLDEGKIDPHAMITGIYPLEEIEQAFEATLAHPETCVKTIITF, encoded by the coding sequence ATGAGAATGAGAGCGGCCAAATTGGTTGCGCCTAAAAAAATTGAAGTGGTGGAAATCCCGTTTGAACCCAATCCGAGTCCCAGAGAGGTTGTCGTTCAGGTGAAGGCGGTCGGCATATGCGGCACGGATCTGCATGTTTTTCAGGGTGAGAGAAAGGATGTAGAATTGCCGCGTGTAATGGGTCATGAACTTTCTGGGATTGTAACCTGTGTCGGAAAAGATGTAACCGATTTTTCGGAAGGCGACCGGGTGGTGCTCGATCCGGTTTTTGCCTGCGGGGAGTGTCGCGCGTGCAGGAAAGGACATCCGAATGTCTGTGCGAAGGTTTGCTGCTTCGGTGTCCAGATGGAGGGTGGATTTCAGGATTATATCAGCGTCCCAGCCCACAGACTTTACAAAATTCCGGATCAGATTTCCATGGTGGACGCCGCGTTGGCCGAGCCGTTTTCGGTCGCAGCAAACATCGTAACCCGTATGGCTGCCGACGCAGGAGAAACCGCTGTGGTTATCGGGGCTGGAACAATTGGCCTTGCCGTGACACAGGCGCTTGTGGGGATGGGCGCCAAAGTGCTGGTTTCTGACATTGCGGAGGAAAAATTGCAAATGGCCAAAGCTTTTGGTGCCTGTCAGACAGTCAACAGCAAAAAAGAGGATCTTGCCGCCGCTGTGGAATTATTCACACCGGGCGGCGCAGATATCCTGGTTGACGCGGTGGGAATCACGCCGCTTACGGAACTTACTTTGGCGCTGGCCGCCCCTGCGGCACGTGTAGCAGTGATTGGATTTGACGAAAAAACAATGCAGGTTTCGCCGGTATCGATCACCAAACGGGAGCTTACCATCGTGGGTTCACGAATGAACAACGGACAATTCCCAAAAGTCATTCGCTGGCTTGACGAGGGAAAAATCGACCCGCATGCAATGATCACAGGCATCTATCCGTTGGAAGAAATTGAGCAAGCCTTTGAAGCGACGCTTGCGCATCCTGAAACTTGTGTAAAAACAATTATTACATTTTAG
- a CDS encoding gluconate 5-dehydrogenase yields the protein MDWNKAFSLSGKVALVTGGATGIGFAIAQAFSEAGARVALNGHNAAHMEESLGKLHARGIDAKGYLCDVTDEAAVREMVTRIGTDLGPVDILVNNAGMIRRVPMCEMDASEFRKVVDLDLNAPFIVSKAVIPGMIKKGHGKIINICSMMSELGRETVSAYAAAKGGLKMLTRNICAEYGNRNIQCNGLGPGYIATTQTAPLRERQPDGSRHPFDAFIIAKTPAERWGTVDDLTGPAVFLASEASNFVNGQILYVDGGILAYIGRQPFGLCGGEGRP from the coding sequence ATGGACTGGAATAAAGCGTTTTCTTTGTCTGGAAAAGTCGCGCTGGTCACTGGCGGCGCGACCGGAATCGGCTTTGCGATTGCGCAGGCGTTTTCCGAAGCGGGCGCGCGGGTCGCACTCAATGGGCACAACGCGGCGCACATGGAAGAATCGCTCGGTAAGCTGCATGCGCGCGGGATTGACGCGAAGGGCTATCTCTGTGATGTGACCGATGAAGCGGCAGTGCGGGAGATGGTCACGCGGATCGGGACGGATCTCGGGCCGGTCGATATCCTCGTGAACAACGCCGGGATGATCCGGCGGGTGCCAATGTGCGAAATGGACGCGTCGGAATTCCGCAAGGTGGTCGACCTCGACCTGAACGCGCCGTTTATCGTCTCGAAGGCGGTGATCCCCGGCATGATCAAAAAGGGGCACGGAAAAATCATCAACATCTGCTCGATGATGAGCGAGCTTGGACGCGAAACGGTTTCGGCCTATGCGGCGGCGAAGGGCGGCCTTAAAATGCTGACCCGCAACATCTGCGCGGAATACGGGAACCGGAACATCCAGTGCAACGGCCTGGGCCCCGGATATATTGCAACCACCCAGACCGCGCCGCTGCGCGAGCGGCAGCCGGACGGCAGCCGCCATCCGTTCGACGCGTTCATCATTGCGAAGACGCCGGCCGAACGCTGGGGCACGGTGGATGACCTGACCGGGCCGGCGGTGTTCCTCGCGTCGGAGGCTTCAAATTTTGTCAATGGGCAGATCCTTTATGTGGACGGCGGAATCCTTGCCTATATTGGCAGGCAGCCNTTCGGCCTATGCGGCGGCGAAGGGCGGCCTTAA
- a CDS encoding RraA family protein: MPTPMMNLENYVSSLEARGDLKPLPISEDEMCERYEQLFTSAVNDVLREDGLLRQTLSNEILPLREHMKVCGPVFTIRSAPSMEVSMEMESRAEMLEAITPGSVVVWDTAKENFAAHWGEMMTKTTKKHGCRGAIVDGGVRDTDRVLQQDFPLFCRYRNSNGMLGRTRINAYQVPVTIDGVEIFPGDFAFGDIDGCIIIPRDRAYDVLLRAEAIQRNEEDISLWIDDGVTPTEIVERGGYF; the protein is encoded by the coding sequence ATGCCTACACCCATGATGAACCTGGAAAACTATGTTTCTTCGCTTGAAGCACGCGGGGATCTCAAACCGCTGCCCATCAGTGAAGATGAAATGTGCGAACGGTATGAACAACTCTTCACATCGGCAGTGAATGATGTGCTGCGGGAGGACGGATTGCTCCGGCAGACCCTTTCAAATGAAATTTTGCCTCTGCGGGAGCATATGAAGGTATGCGGTCCGGTTTTCACGATCCGCAGCGCACCTTCGATGGAAGTTTCGATGGAAATGGAGTCACGCGCAGAGATGCTCGAAGCGATCACTCCGGGGTCGGTGGTCGTCTGGGACACCGCAAAGGAAAACTTTGCGGCTCATTGGGGTGAGATGATGACCAAGACCACAAAAAAGCATGGCTGCCGCGGCGCGATTGTGGATGGCGGCGTGCGTGATACCGACCGGGTATTGCAGCAGGACTTCCCGCTTTTTTGCCGCTACCGCAACTCGAACGGTATGCTTGGCCGTACCCGTATCAACGCCTATCAGGTTCCGGTCACGATCGACGGCGTGGAGATTTTCCCAGGAGATTTTGCTTTCGGGGACATTGACGGCTGCATCATCATTCCACGCGACCGGGCGTATGATGTGCTGCTGCGCGCCGAAGCAATCCAGCGCAACGAGGAGGATATCAGTCTCTGGATCGATGACGGCGTAACCCCAACCGAAATTGTCGAACGCGGAGGATATTTCTAA
- a CDS encoding UxaA family hydrolase, translating into MTENSDVGKYIPKQTAFVVDASDNVAVALEEIEAGLVTLRGEAPAGTALIAREPVGRGFKLALQKIPAGGKVIKHGIQIAVAVKPIRAGECVHLHNVKSMNDLRAQNYDRQTAEPHDRHYSLPDRGIC; encoded by the coding sequence ATGACGGAAAATTCGGATGTAGGCAAATACATTCCAAAGCAAACGGCATTCGTTGTAGACGCTTCTGACAATGTCGCGGTCGCGCTGGAGGAAATAGAGGCGGGGCTGGTCACTTTGCGCGGGGAGGCTCCAGCGGGGACAGCGCTCATCGCGCGTGAACCGGTCGGACGTGGATTCAAACTGGCACTTCAGAAGATCCCTGCAGGGGGGAAAGTCATCAAACATGGCATCCAAATTGCAGTCGCAGTAAAACCGATTCGTGCCGGGGAGTGCGTACACCTGCACAATGTGAAAAGCATGAACGACCTGCGCGCGCAAAACTATGACCGGCAGACCGCGGAGCCGCACGACCGGCACTACTCGCTGCCGGATCGGGGGATATGTTGA
- a CDS encoding UxaA family hydrolase produces MDNFVCQGYLRPDDSKGIRNRLLVLYTVDCASFVAQRVAEHFRSLGEQVDLVGARICYDNQTMIDRLLAFTAHPNVGAVLVVGMGCEFTQAKRIYAFALDTGRPAAYFLVQEQGGTRKGIRYGIAAAARLIDEMRSNEERVDFYLSDLTVGLECGGSDFTSGLTANTVLGNLADRIVSAGGTAVFEEPGEMLGLRDCLVGRAATPAAAQEIGALYEKILAYGKASGMYHISPGNFQGGLSTIEEKSIGSVAKSGTAPIQGVLKIAQRPPHPGLWILDRLQDWNMSFGATVAADAGALMELATLGCQVCFLSTGRGHVIGTPVAPTIKLTGNQETYARMEDDLDFDASGLLGGEKSKTGLTQELYLYLQKICAGAPVKAEILGHCEYEMLPTFQRACGKAASCTR; encoded by the coding sequence ATGGATAATTTCGTTTGTCAGGGCTATCTGCGCCCGGACGACAGCAAAGGAATCCGTAATCGGCTGCTCGTCCTATATACGGTGGACTGTGCCTCCTTTGTGGCGCAGCGGGTCGCGGAGCATTTTCGTTCCCTTGGAGAGCAAGTGGACCTTGTTGGAGCGCGTATCTGTTATGATAACCAGACAATGATTGACCGCCTGCTTGCATTTACAGCACACCCAAATGTGGGGGCGGTGCTGGTTGTGGGCATGGGCTGTGAATTCACCCAGGCAAAACGCATCTATGCTTTTGCGTTGGATACCGGCAGGCCCGCCGCGTATTTTCTTGTGCAGGAGCAGGGAGGGACCCGTAAAGGAATCCGTTATGGGATCGCGGCAGCCGCACGGCTGATCGATGAGATGAGGAGCAATGAGGAACGGGTGGATTTTTACCTTTCCGACCTCACGGTGGGGCTCGAATGTGGAGGGTCGGACTTCACCTCCGGCCTCACGGCAAATACTGTGTTGGGAAATTTAGCGGACAGGATCGTCTCCGCGGGTGGAACGGCAGTCTTTGAGGAGCCCGGGGAGATGCTCGGCCTGCGGGATTGCCTAGTGGGCCGTGCGGCGACCCCGGCAGCAGCCCAAGAAATCGGTGCGCTGTATGAAAAGATCCTCGCATACGGGAAGGCAAGCGGGATGTATCACATCTCCCCCGGAAATTTCCAGGGTGGGCTTTCGACCATCGAAGAGAAGAGCATCGGTTCGGTGGCCAAGAGCGGGACAGCCCCCATCCAGGGTGTGCTGAAGATCGCACAACGCCCGCCACATCCTGGGCTTTGGATCCTTGACCGTCTGCAGGACTGGAACATGTCGTTTGGCGCGACGGTTGCGGCGGATGCTGGAGCGCTCATGGAGCTTGCAACGCTCGGCTGTCAGGTGTGCTTTTTGAGCACCGGCCGGGGACATGTGATAGGAACGCCCGTCGCACCAACCATTAAGCTGACCGGGAATCAGGAAACCTATGCCCGGATGGAGGACGATCTGGATTTCGACGCCTCCGGATTGCTAGGCGGTGAAAAAAGCAAAACGGGACTTACACAAGAACTCTATCTGTATTTACAGAAGATCTGTGCTGGGGCACCTGTCAAGGCAGAGATTCTCGGCCACTGCGAATATGAGATGCTTCCAACCTTTCAAAGAGCCTGCGGGAAAGCCGCCAGTTGTACGAGGTGA
- the dctP gene encoding TRAP transporter substrate-binding protein DctP translates to MKANFTKKLFACILSGALLISAAGCSASQSAQSAAPASLASAADASESAPAGEENPYVLIKMAQKSSAKSANGEAIQIWCDLVNEAGVNIEMQFFPDSQLGTEQEMVEQILMGEPLILYTDPTLASNYAPQLALLNGPYFVAQLEDFLLVNETEWFQQQLKELEDKGIKCVNSRFLFGQRHMLARKPVRTPEDLAGVKIRSQPSDVSIAVVEAMGATAVPLPFAEIYEALASGVIDGEENPLATIYTNKHHETAKVVSLTGHMSTLSMFLMNNDLFNSLTEAQQKAIIDCGNQAADAFNNEINPRYTEEALSQFASEGVTIVDDVDIAAFQEATRKVYEQIDTWGAYDTIQSQLEALK, encoded by the coding sequence ATGAAAGCAAACTTTACAAAGAAATTGTTCGCGTGTATCCTTTCCGGGGCACTGCTGATCTCAGCGGCAGGCTGTTCCGCATCCCAATCCGCACAGAGCGCCGCTCCAGCATCCCTTGCAAGCGCGGCGGATGCGTCAGAGTCCGCTCCCGCCGGGGAAGAAAATCCGTATGTCCTCATCAAGATGGCGCAGAAGAGCAGCGCAAAAAGCGCGAACGGCGAAGCGATCCAAATCTGGTGCGACCTTGTGAACGAAGCCGGCGTCAATATCGAGATGCAATTCTTCCCGGATTCCCAGCTCGGTACAGAGCAGGAGATGGTGGAACAGATCCTCATGGGCGAACCGTTGATCCTCTATACCGACCCGACGCTGGCTTCCAATTATGCACCGCAGCTTGCACTGCTCAACGGCCCATATTTTGTTGCACAGCTGGAGGACTTTCTACTGGTTAACGAGACCGAATGGTTCCAGCAACAGCTGAAAGAACTTGAGGACAAGGGGATCAAATGTGTCAATTCCCGATTTCTGTTTGGGCAGCGGCACATGCTCGCGCGCAAACCGGTACGTACTCCGGAGGATCTTGCTGGTGTCAAGATTCGCAGCCAGCCCAGCGATGTGAGTATTGCGGTTGTGGAGGCAATGGGGGCAACTGCGGTCCCGTTACCGTTCGCTGAAATCTATGAGGCGCTCGCATCCGGTGTGATCGATGGTGAGGAAAACCCGCTCGCCACCATCTATACCAATAAGCATCATGAGACAGCAAAAGTGGTCTCGTTGACAGGCCATATGTCTACCCTTTCGATGTTCCTGATGAATAATGATCTCTTCAACTCGCTCACCGAAGCGCAGCAGAAGGCGATCATTGACTGTGGCAACCAGGCTGCGGATGCCTTCAACAACGAGATCAATCCCCGGTATACCGAAGAGGCTCTCAGTCAGTTTGCGTCGGAGGGCGTGACCATCGTGGACGATGTGGATATTGCCGCATTTCAGGAAGCAACCCGCAAGGTATATGAACAAATTGATACCTGGGGCGCTTACGATACGATCCAGAGCCAGTTGGAAGCTTTGAAATAG
- a CDS encoding TRAP transporter small permease gives MMEIIDVIIAALVAAIILVTIATVFFRYVIQQPIGWSEELSLAGFAWFTFLGAGSAIRKKTVVSLDFFYDMFNRPLKKTVKLITTVICIAAYLMVIWLGFQMSLKGMLSTTPYLKVSYFYIYLSIPIGGVFSILALLANLMDVLTGRDVVEDKPAGKGT, from the coding sequence ATGATGGAGATCATTGATGTCATCATAGCCGCGCTGGTTGCCGCCATCATCCTGGTGACAATCGCGACAGTATTCTTTAGGTATGTGATCCAACAACCGATCGGTTGGTCGGAGGAACTAAGCCTGGCTGGCTTTGCATGGTTCACTTTTTTGGGTGCGGGCTCAGCAATCCGTAAAAAAACGGTAGTCAGCCTAGATTTTTTCTATGACATGTTCAACCGTCCGCTGAAAAAAACCGTCAAACTTATCACAACAGTCATCTGTATTGCTGCTTACCTAATGGTAATCTGGCTCGGTTTTCAAATGTCCTTGAAAGGGATGCTCTCAACTACACCATATTTGAAAGTCTCCTATTTCTATATCTATCTTTCGATTCCAATTGGAGGGGTTTTCTCAATCCTCGCGCTACTGGCTAACCTGATGGACGTATTGACAGGCCGGGATGTCGTGGAGGACAAACCGGCTGGGAAAGGAACGTAA
- a CDS encoding TRAP transporter large permease: MLVTVVILLMVALFILNVPIYISMLCASILYFSINDANMLIMVQKMLSGVQRTSLLAIPFFIMAGVCMNYTGITRRMMIFAEKLTGHLPGGLGQVNIVLSTLMGGLSGSCVADAAMQSKILYPEMIKRNYGEGFSAAVTAASALITPIIPPGLSLITFSLVANVSVGRMFVAGIIPGAIMCVTQMLIVHFVSKKRGYKPFLEKRATVREIAASGKTAILALLMPVIIIAGIRSGIFTAAETGAICVLYAVLIGAIAYKEFHWEHLLMALKETAVLSLSVLLIFSAAQGFAWMIANERVAASMSQFVLGIVSEPWQFMMIIVFLLIIIGMFMEGGAITIMLVPLLVPIIEALGIDMIYFGIIYVVAIVFGTITPPVGTVMYTVCNITGVKSRQFMKDVIPFYLGFAVDFLIFIFMPDMIVWLPNLIYGVA, translated from the coding sequence ATGCTGGTGACAGTTGTAATCCTGCTGATGGTGGCGCTTTTTATTCTGAATGTCCCCATTTATATCTCAATGCTTTGTGCAAGCATCCTTTATTTTTCAATCAATGATGCCAACATGCTTATCATGGTGCAGAAGATGCTCAGTGGGGTACAGCGCACCTCCCTTTTGGCAATTCCCTTTTTCATCATGGCGGGTGTCTGCATGAACTATACTGGAATCACCAGAAGGATGATGATCTTTGCGGAAAAACTGACAGGGCATCTGCCGGGTGGACTCGGGCAGGTGAACATCGTCCTCAGCACTCTGATGGGTGGACTTTCCGGTTCATGCGTCGCAGATGCGGCAATGCAGTCAAAGATCCTTTATCCAGAGATGATCAAACGCAATTACGGTGAGGGCTTTTCGGCCGCGGTGACTGCGGCGTCAGCACTGATCACTCCGATTATCCCACCCGGTCTTTCGCTGATTACTTTCAGCCTGGTAGCGAACGTTTCAGTTGGTCGTATGTTTGTGGCGGGGATCATTCCGGGCGCGATCATGTGTGTGACACAAATGTTGATAGTACATTTCGTATCGAAAAAGCGAGGCTATAAGCCTTTTTTAGAAAAGCGGGCCACTGTGCGGGAAATCGCAGCCTCAGGTAAGACTGCGATCCTAGCGCTGCTTATGCCAGTAATCATCATCGCAGGAATCCGTTCCGGCATATTCACTGCTGCGGAAACAGGGGCGATCTGCGTACTATACGCGGTGCTGATCGGCGCGATTGCTTATAAGGAATTTCATTGGGAGCACTTGCTGATGGCACTCAAGGAAACCGCGGTGCTGTCACTTTCGGTACTGCTTATCTTCAGTGCTGCACAGGGATTCGCCTGGATGATTGCAAATGAACGGGTTGCGGCGTCAATGTCGCAATTTGTGCTGGGGATTGTGAGTGAACCGTGGCAATTCATGATGATCATTGTATTTTTGCTCATTATAATCGGAATGTTCATGGAGGGCGGCGCGATAACCATTATGCTGGTTCCACTACTAGTGCCGATCATTGAGGCACTCGGCATCGATATGATCTATTTTGGCATCATCTATGTTGTAGCCATAGTATTTGGAACAATTACTCCGCCGGTTGGGACAGTCATGTACACTGTTTGCAATATCACCGGTGTCAAAAGTCGTCAGTTTATGAAGGATGTCATTCCCTTTTATCTAGGATTTGCAGTCGATTTTCTGATTTTTATCTTTATGCCGGACATGATCGTCTGGCTGCCGAATCTGATTTACGGGGTGGCTTAA
- a CDS encoding hydroxyacid dehydrogenase encodes MERGKKPYKVLVTRHVLSSCMDFLSEQGYEVIHTNDISEEHICSIVSDVDAILSRELKTTRRILDAAPKLKIIARFGVGTDMIDMSYATERGVWVGVTPLASPRSVAEHTMALLLACAKLIVPTANQVKQDNWLYRNTVMGCDLEGKTIGLVGLGKIGRLVAKMVRGFDMRVVAYDVYLPASEAPDGVVLLPTLKALLEQSDFVSLHCPATAETEGLIDRTAIAQMKPGAILVNSSRGALVDEQALYEALVSGHLRAAGLDVSQTEPPIPDNPLLKLDNLILTPHMAAVTDEAMYRMGMHAALCIDDVLRGKPPRWPANNPQINRPDESAQKEAAK; translated from the coding sequence ATGGAACGGGGAAAGAAACCGTATAAGGTCCTGGTGACCCGGCATGTGCTCAGTTCCTGCATGGATTTTTTAAGCGAGCAGGGATATGAGGTGATCCATACAAACGATATTTCGGAGGAACACATCTGTTCGATTGTGAGTGATGTGGACGCGATCCTCTCCCGCGAGCTGAAAACGACCCGCAGGATCCTCGACGCCGCGCCAAAGCTCAAGATCATCGCGCGGTTCGGGGTCGGCACCGACATGATCGATATGTCCTATGCCACTGAAAGAGGTGTATGGGTTGGTGTTACACCGCTCGCAAGCCCCAGAAGTGTTGCGGAACATACAATGGCACTGTTGCTTGCCTGTGCCAAGTTGATTGTTCCAACCGCAAACCAGGTAAAACAGGACAACTGGCTTTACCGCAACACGGTGATGGGCTGCGACCTCGAAGGTAAGACGATTGGCCTCGTGGGGCTTGGGAAGATCGGACGGCTGGTGGCAAAAATGGTGCGGGGCTTCGACATGCGGGTGGTGGCATACGACGTCTACCTGCCCGCATCGGAGGCGCCAGACGGCGTCGTGTTGCTACCCACGCTAAAAGCGCTTCTGGAGCAGTCGGATTTCGTTTCTCTGCACTGTCCCGCGACTGCGGAGACCGAAGGGTTGATCGACCGTACAGCGATCGCTCAGATGAAACCGGGCGCAATTCTGGTGAACTCCTCGCGCGGAGCATTGGTGGATGAGCAGGCGCTCTATGAGGCTCTGGTTTCGGGGCATCTGCGTGCGGCTGGGCTGGATGTATCACAGACCGAGCCGCCGATCCCTGATAATCCGCTGCTGAAACTTGATAACCTGATCCTGACGCCCCACATGGCGGCCGTCACAGATGAGGCGATGTATCGGATGGGAATGCACGCGGCACTCTGTATTGACGATGTGCTGCGCGGAAAGCCTCCGCGCTGGCCCGCGAACAATCCCCAAATTAACCGGCCAGACGAATCGGCCCAAAAGGAGGCTGCGAAATGA
- a CDS encoding mannonate dehydratase has translation MILTDYFESTPSLQWRLAKQMGVNHAVWRLPDDPDFDVTDFSAWQAIYAQFQAYGIKPVVLEPIPNCIHDHIKSGDEQRDICIERFLKMLPIMDRLDVRTICANFMAKVGWYRTSSVIEERGGARVTGFDIDQMNIDPALKINEEKLWENLTCFLQAAVPAAEKYGIRLALHPDDPPIPKLRNVSHILTSKDALQRAVNLVPSENVGIALCQGCYCAMGEDLESVIRTFGKQQKIFFVHFRDVAGQKEHFHETFHDNGPTDMSAIIRLYQQMGYRGPIRVDHVPTMAGEENQKPGYELSGRLFAIGYLKGILDAVGYDYI, from the coding sequence ATGATCCTTACAGATTACTTTGAAAGTACACCCAGCCTGCAATGGCGGTTGGCCAAGCAGATGGGGGTAAACCACGCCGTGTGGCGGCTGCCGGATGATCCGGATTTTGATGTAACCGATTTTTCCGCTTGGCAGGCGATCTATGCGCAGTTCCAGGCATACGGCATCAAGCCGGTCGTTCTCGAACCGATACCGAACTGCATCCATGACCATATCAAAAGCGGCGACGAACAGCGAGATATCTGCATCGAGCGATTCCTTAAAATGCTGCCGATCATGGATCGGTTGGATGTGAGGACCATCTGTGCCAATTTTATGGCGAAAGTGGGCTGGTATCGGACCAGCAGCGTAATTGAAGAGCGCGGAGGAGCCCGTGTGACCGGATTTGATATCGATCAAATGAATATCGATCCCGCGCTTAAGATCAACGAAGAAAAGCTGTGGGAGAACCTAACCTGCTTTTTGCAGGCTGCAGTTCCGGCTGCAGAAAAATATGGGATCCGGCTGGCGCTGCATCCGGACGACCCGCCGATCCCCAAGCTGCGCAACGTATCCCATATCCTAACCAGCAAAGATGCTCTGCAGCGTGCGGTAAACCTCGTGCCGAGCGAGAATGTGGGAATCGCCCTGTGTCAAGGTTGCTATTGCGCAATGGGCGAAGATCTCGAATCGGTGATTCGTACTTTCGGCAAACAGCAGAAAATCTTTTTTGTACACTTCCGGGACGTTGCGGGTCAGAAGGAACATTTCCATGAAACGTTCCATGATAACGGCCCTACCGATATGTCTGCAATCATTCGTCTGTACCAGCAGATGGGATATCGTGGACCAATTCGGGTGGACCATGTCCCAACGATGGCTGGAGAGGAAAATCAGAAGCCCGGTTACGAATTATCCGGAAGGCTTTTCGCCATCGGCTATCTCAAAGGGATTCTGGACGCGGTGGGATATGATTATATTTGA